A portion of the Sphaerochaeta pleomorpha str. Grapes genome contains these proteins:
- the cas4 gene encoding CRISPR-associated protein Cas4 → MFDERDLLPISSIQHLLYCERQFALIHLEGLWDENRFTVEGDILHERVDMIHHESRKLFYQEYSLNIRSMEIGLVGICDLVEVLYTPNREIETICPVEFKRGSAKQTDVDLVQLCAQAICLEEIFAIKIPKGQIFYLQDHRRVDVLFDNCLITKTKGLVRRAQELLKGSFTPLPVYHPKLCDACSLKEICCPKIISSRQLAVSDYVKSQISFNRMEYITEGLSND, encoded by the coding sequence GTGTTTGATGAAAGGGACCTCCTTCCAATATCTTCTATACAGCATCTACTTTACTGCGAAAGACAATTTGCCTTGATTCATTTGGAAGGCCTTTGGGATGAAAATAGATTCACAGTAGAAGGGGATATTCTTCATGAACGGGTTGATATGATTCACCATGAATCAAGGAAACTGTTTTATCAGGAGTACAGTCTTAATATCAGATCCATGGAAATTGGTTTGGTTGGTATTTGTGATCTTGTTGAAGTTTTATACACGCCCAATAGAGAAATTGAAACTATCTGTCCGGTTGAGTTCAAAAGGGGAAGCGCAAAACAGACTGATGTCGATTTGGTCCAACTTTGTGCCCAGGCAATATGTCTTGAGGAAATATTTGCAATAAAGATTCCAAAAGGACAGATATTTTACCTACAAGACCATAGGCGAGTTGATGTGCTTTTTGATAATTGTTTAATTACTAAAACAAAAGGATTGGTTAGGCGTGCTCAAGAATTGTTAAAGGGTTCGTTTACACCTTTGCCTGTTTATCATCCAAAATTATGTGATGCTTGTTCTCTGAAGGAGATTTGCTGTCCAAAAATCATAAGCTCGAGGCAACTTGCTGTTTCTGACTATGTTAAATCTCAAATTTCCTTTAATCGAATGGAGTATATAACTGAAGGATTGAGCAATGATTAA